The genomic window AAGGCCTTTTAGATTAATATCTACTGATAGACATTATGgaaccaacagaaaaaaatctgttcataAAGCTTTGCAAACtttaattttctgtgtgttACTTTCCAGTTTGGAGTTGCTGAACCCAGGAAACAAGCTTATGCAGACTTCTATAGAAACTATGATCCCATGAAGGACTTTGAAGCCATGAAGGCAGCTGGTGTGCTTGAGAGTGCACCAGTCAAGTGTTGGTAAGCTGCATCTACAGgtaatgagctgcactgcattACAACAGGAGTAAGATGATTCCAGGGACATGGTGTGCTTCTGCTTGGAggatcttccttttttttttcaaattgaaaagaaaaaggatacaAATTGCACTTAAAGAGACCTGGGTaataaaaatgtgaagaaaCAGAAGAACTGGGCTCTGGGGAATAAAGGCAGGATAGAAGCTCCTGAGTACCTTCTGTGTAATTTGTTTAAGTTGTGGTTACAGGAGACAGTGATGATGCCAGGCCTTTGCCCTCCCCACATAACCACGGAGAGGAGACAAAGCTCTAATGTTAAACTCCAAGACTTGCCTGGTTCCACAGTTCTGTTCATGCTGTCACATCTTGAACTGCTTAACTTGGGCCCGTCTGTATCTTCTGCTTGCATACTTGTGTTGGTACAGTGAGTGAGAAAATGGAGAGGCTGATTCTCTCTCGTAGCATACATCTTAATGTAAGAAACAGAGACAGCTTCTGCATATCACTTTGTATTTTGAGGTTGGTGAGAGGGGGAAATACATCTATACacacctatatatatatatatatatatatatatatatatatatatatattaaaaatcacAATGGCATACAGCTCTGTGTTCTAATAATCACATTTTTGCCGTATTGTATGAAGCTTGAATAGAACTTTTTTcacaatattcttttttttaagcactTGGCACTGCCTTTTCTAGGAAAACTACCCAGCTTTGTTCTCCCTTGCTAGTAACACCAGGAAAAAAGTCTTGATTTCAGCTGTGCTGTGGTTGTTAATAACTGCACTCAGTAAGCTGCACAAGCTGATGTGACAACTCAATAGAGTTCCTCCCCCTTTCTTGGTGAAAATTTTTTACATTGAGTTCTCTGCTTCTCCTAAAATGACTTCAGACTAATCTAGAATGATAGTTTTTCATTCTTTTGGAATGTTTTCATATTGTGATCATTACGTGATAATCTGTGGCTTTAATTATCCTGGCCAGCTGGATTTTCTCAGCTTGTTTGCATGAACAATCAAGATTAAATAAAAGATTTGTACTTAACACTATGAACACTGAATTCTGTTCTATGACAATCTGGAACTATCTGGTTTCTGCTTAGCACAATTTTGTAAAAAAGCTCAGAGCTCCATGTCTtctaaaaaattagaaaaaaaggtaaaaagtcCTGGTGTCAGTCCCAGCTTTTGGtagtgttttgggttttttttgttttgtgagaGTGGGACACTGCTGTTCTTTAGCCATGACTGCGACAAATATAAATAATGAAATTCTACATTTATCTGGTTTAAATGTTGGTAATTCTGCCTCTGATTCAGTCCTCTGGCTGTCTTACAGTCA from Agelaius phoeniceus isolate bAgePho1 chromosome 1, bAgePho1.hap1, whole genome shotgun sequence includes these protein-coding regions:
- the COX6C gene encoding cytochrome c oxidase subunit 6C isoform X1, whose product is MSAALLPKPQMRGLLARRMKFHLLGAFVVSVGSAALYKFGVAEPRKQAYADFYRNYDPMKDFEAMKAAGVLESAPVKCW
- the COX6C gene encoding cytochrome c oxidase subunit 6C isoform X2, with protein sequence MSAALLPKPQMRGLLARRMKFHLLGAFVVSVGSAALYKFGVAEPRKQAYADFYRNYDPMKDFEAMKAAGVLESAPVKC